The Triticum dicoccoides isolate Atlit2015 ecotype Zavitan chromosome 6A, WEW_v2.0, whole genome shotgun sequence genome has a window encoding:
- the LOC119317261 gene encoding senescence-specific cysteine protease SAG39-like: MAISKALMLGILGCLCLCSSVLAARELSDDLSMVARHESWIVQYSRVYKDATEKAQRFEVFKENVGFIESFNAENRKFYLGINQFTDLTNEEFKATKANKGYKPSLERVPTGFRYENVSFDALPATVDWRTKGAVTPVKDQGDCGCCWAFSAVAATEGVIKLKTGKLISLSEQELVDCDVHGEDQGCEGGLMDDAFKFIIKNGGLTTESNYPYTAADDKCKSGTNDAASIKSYEDVPTNNEGALMQAVASQPVSVAVDGGDMTFQFYKGGVMTGSCGTDLDHGIAAIGYGKTSDGTKYWLLKNSWGTTWGENGYLRMEKDIPDKRGMCGLAMEPSYPTA; the protein is encoded by the exons ATGGCCATTTCAAAAGCTCTGATGCTTGGCATCCTCGGATGCCTTTGCTTATGCAGTTCAGTCCTAGCAGCTCGCGAGCTAAGCGATGACTTGTCGATGGTGGCAAGGCACGAAAGTTGGATTGTGCAGTACAGCCGTGTGTATAAGGACGCCACTGAGAAGGCGCAGCGATTTGAGGTGTTCAAGGAAAATGTCGGGTTCATCGAGTCATTTAACGCCGAGAACCGCAAGTTCTATTTGGGCATCAATCAGTTCACCGACCTCACCAACGAGGAGTTCAAGGCAACAAAGGCTAACAAGGGGTACAAACCGAGCTTGGAGAGGGTTCCTACCGGATTCAGGTATGAGAATGTCAGTTTTGATGCACTTCCGGCAACCGTAGACTGGAGGACCAAAGGTGCAGTCACTCCTGTCAAGGATCAAGGGGATTGTG GTTGTTGTTGGGCATTTTCTGCCGTCGCTGCTACGGAGGGCGTCATTAAGCTCAAAACTGGCAAGCTTATCTCACTGTCGGAGCAAGAGTTGGTGGATTGTGATGTCCATGGTGAAGACCAAGGTTGCGAAGGTGGGCTCATGGATGATGCCTTTAAGTTCATAATCAAGAACGGGGGTCTCACTACTGAGTCCAACTACCCGTATACTGCGGCAGATGACAAGTGCAAGAGTGGAACCAACGATGCCGCATCCATAAAAAGCTACGAGGATGTTCCAACCAACAATGAGGGAGCCCTCATGCAAGCCGTCGCAAGCCAACCTGTCTCGGTAGCTGTAGACGGAGGAGATATGACATTCCAATTTTACAAAGGTGGAGTGATGACAGGCTCATGTGGCACTGACCTAGATCATGGTATTGCAGCTATTGGTTATGGCAAGACCAGCGATGGTACAAAGTATTGGTTGTTGAAGAATTCATGGGGAACAACATGGGGCGAGAACGGATATTTAAGAATGGAGAAGGACATTCCTGACAAGAGAGGCATGTGTGGCCTTGCAATGGAGCCTTCTTACCCCACTGCATAG